In Horticoccus luteus, the following proteins share a genomic window:
- a CDS encoding IS110 family transposase, whose translation MKTKTPPVEKLTVGLDLGDRRHHACVLDASGEILAEEVIVNTREVLTAFSARYPGATIVMETGTHSPWISRLVTTLGHPVIVANARKLRAISQSQTKSDREDARMLARLGRADPQLLSPVRHRSEDTQRALVRLKVREALVRSRVNLINSVRFLLKSLGVFVSTSIKAMAFTRKVRAQLAPTDASLVAALLAAIDALNAQIKALDAELEVLALERYPVTTLLRQIPGVGLITALCFVLTIEDPAHFAHARAVGPYLGLVPRRDQSGQTDKQLGITKAGHAQMRCLLVNCAHYILGPFGPPGALRTAGERIAARGGKSAKKRAVIAVARKLAVTLLALWKTGADYHAQPQPQPLPQAA comes from the coding sequence ATGAAAACCAAAACCCCTCCTGTTGAAAAACTAACCGTTGGCTTGGACCTCGGGGACCGCCGCCACCACGCGTGCGTCCTCGATGCCTCGGGCGAGATCCTCGCCGAGGAAGTGATCGTCAACACCCGCGAAGTGCTGACCGCGTTCAGCGCCCGCTACCCGGGCGCGACCATCGTGATGGAGACCGGCACGCACAGCCCGTGGATCTCGCGTCTCGTCACCACACTCGGCCACCCCGTCATCGTCGCCAACGCCCGCAAGCTGCGCGCCATCTCGCAAAGCCAGACCAAGTCCGACCGCGAGGACGCGCGGATGCTCGCGCGCCTGGGCCGCGCCGACCCGCAGCTGCTCAGCCCGGTCCGCCACCGCAGCGAGGACACGCAACGCGCCCTCGTGCGGCTCAAAGTCCGCGAGGCCCTTGTGCGCAGCCGTGTCAACCTCATCAACTCCGTGCGCTTCCTGCTGAAAAGCCTCGGAGTCTTCGTCTCCACCTCGATCAAAGCCATGGCCTTCACCCGCAAAGTCCGCGCCCAGCTCGCGCCGACCGACGCTTCCCTGGTCGCCGCGCTGCTCGCCGCGATCGACGCACTCAACGCGCAGATCAAAGCCCTCGACGCCGAACTCGAAGTCCTCGCCCTCGAACGTTACCCGGTGACCACTCTCCTGCGCCAGATCCCGGGCGTCGGGCTGATCACCGCCCTGTGCTTTGTGCTCACGATCGAAGACCCCGCGCACTTCGCGCACGCGCGCGCCGTCGGGCCGTATCTGGGCCTGGTGCCCCGCCGCGACCAATCGGGCCAGACCGACAAGCAACTCGGCATCACCAAGGCCGGCCACGCGCAGATGCGCTGCCTCCTGGTCAACTGCGCGCATTACATCCTCGGCCCCTTCGGTCCGCCGGGCGCGCTGCGCACCGCCGGCGAACGCATCGCCGCGCGCGGCGGCAAATCCGCCAAGAAACGCGCCGTCATCGCCGTCGCCCGCAAGCTCGCCGTCACCTTGCTCGCGCTGTGGAAAACGGGCGCCGACTACCACGCCCAACCGCAACCGCAGCCGCTGCCGCAGGCCGCCTGA
- a CDS encoding DUF721 domain-containing protein yields MTADQPHTFSKIAEELIGELRHLPPTEPKRHVRRPTLPLADLVEQLMVKYQVGRPSPEQAIREFWPRLVGPANASYSHAVAIERGRLVVVAGHAVVRNELFLHRAEILKRLQKLPGCEIVKSLNIRAG; encoded by the coding sequence GTGACCGCCGACCAACCCCACACCTTCAGCAAAATCGCCGAAGAACTCATCGGCGAACTCCGCCACCTGCCGCCCACGGAACCGAAGCGCCACGTCCGCCGCCCCACCCTGCCTCTCGCCGATCTCGTCGAGCAACTGATGGTGAAATATCAGGTCGGCCGCCCTTCCCCCGAGCAAGCCATTCGCGAATTCTGGCCGCGCCTCGTCGGTCCCGCCAACGCCTCCTACTCGCATGCCGTCGCCATCGAACGCGGCCGCCTCGTCGTCGTCGCCGGTCACGCCGTCGTTCGCAACGAGCTCTTCCTGCACCGCGCCGAAATCTTGAAACGTCTGCAAAAACTCCCCGGCTGCGAAATCGTCAAATCGCTCAACATCCGCGCCGGTTAA
- a CDS encoding tyrosine-type recombinase/integrase: MPKSKSTGRESTHASTLRGGARKIHAPDPESVQRFAETMRLRSLAAATQAEYLRFVRKLAARHGGDPAALDEAAVRAHLLRLKDEHHYSPSSMRTAVAAMRAYFGVHLGRDWKLFDLVRSPSAQKLPTVLTRAEMARLFAVVRELRFRTLLRLIYACGLRIGEAVNLEVRDLREAGRVHIREAKGNKERYVPLPEAMLHELRAFWRTHRHPRWIFPGVGRGWREQPARAAQLAAAVEPLGVGSVQHCLRLARAEARLPAGTVVHTLRHSYATHLLEEGVSIRLISAYLGHASLETTLIYTHLTAVNESHARAAVARLLEPR, from the coding sequence ATGCCCAAATCAAAATCGACGGGAAGAGAGTCCACGCACGCGTCCACGCTCCGGGGTGGCGCCAGGAAGATCCACGCACCCGATCCGGAGTCGGTGCAGCGTTTCGCGGAGACGATGCGGCTGCGTTCGCTGGCGGCGGCGACGCAGGCCGAGTATCTGCGGTTTGTCCGCAAGCTGGCGGCGCGCCACGGGGGCGATCCGGCCGCGCTCGATGAGGCCGCGGTCCGCGCGCATCTGCTGCGGTTGAAGGACGAACACCACTACTCGCCCTCGTCGATGCGAACCGCAGTGGCGGCGATGCGGGCTTACTTCGGCGTGCACCTCGGGCGCGACTGGAAGCTGTTCGACCTGGTGCGTTCGCCGTCAGCGCAAAAACTTCCCACCGTGCTCACGCGCGCAGAGATGGCGCGGCTGTTCGCGGTGGTGCGCGAGTTGCGTTTCCGCACACTGCTGCGGTTGATCTACGCGTGCGGATTGCGCATCGGCGAGGCGGTCAACCTGGAGGTGCGCGATCTGCGCGAAGCGGGCCGCGTGCATATCCGCGAGGCGAAGGGCAACAAGGAGCGCTACGTGCCGCTGCCGGAGGCGATGTTGCACGAGTTGCGCGCGTTCTGGCGGACGCACCGGCATCCGCGGTGGATTTTCCCGGGGGTCGGCCGCGGCTGGCGCGAGCAACCGGCGCGCGCGGCGCAACTGGCCGCCGCCGTCGAGCCGCTGGGCGTGGGCTCGGTGCAGCATTGCCTGCGGCTGGCGCGGGCCGAGGCGCGGCTGCCGGCGGGCACGGTGGTGCATACGCTGCGGCATTCGTATGCGACGCATCTGCTCGAGGAGGGCGTGTCGATCCGGCTGATCTCGGCGTATCTGGGGCACGCTTCGCTGGAGACGACGCTGATCTATACGCATCTGACGGCGGTCAACGAGAGCCACGCTCGCGCGGCGGTCGCGCGGTTGCTCGAACCACGCTGA
- a CDS encoding glycosyltransferase family 2 protein, translating into MVPTPATQLPVSVVIVARNEAHNLPRCLASVQGWTAETVLVLNNTTDASAAVAEPFGAQVHDLPWQGFRDTKNAANALAAHPWILSLDADEEVSPALRADLVRFFARGDDQRFVGARFPRKVWFIDRWITHGDWYPDLSLRLFHRDRAHWGGDAVVHEKISADGPVARLRGDLHHYSFPTLASHVSKINAFAELFVRQRQDQGTRFSLFPVIVRPFWRFFRAYVIKLGFLDGFPGFYIASATAFSAFVRYSRLYEVDHAAPPPDAS; encoded by the coding sequence GTGGTTCCAACTCCGGCTACACAGCTCCCCGTTTCTGTCGTCATCGTCGCGCGCAACGAAGCGCACAACCTCCCCCGCTGCCTCGCCAGCGTGCAAGGTTGGACTGCCGAGACGGTTCTCGTGCTCAACAACACCACCGACGCCTCCGCCGCCGTCGCCGAGCCTTTCGGCGCGCAGGTCCACGATCTTCCGTGGCAGGGTTTTCGCGACACCAAGAACGCCGCCAACGCCCTCGCCGCGCACCCGTGGATTCTCTCCCTCGACGCCGACGAAGAAGTTTCCCCTGCGTTGCGCGCCGACCTCGTCCGCTTCTTCGCGCGCGGTGACGACCAGCGCTTCGTGGGCGCCCGTTTTCCGCGCAAAGTCTGGTTCATCGACCGCTGGATCACCCACGGCGATTGGTATCCCGATCTCAGCCTCCGGCTCTTCCATCGCGACCGCGCCCACTGGGGCGGCGACGCCGTCGTCCACGAAAAGATTTCCGCCGACGGCCCCGTCGCGCGCCTGCGCGGCGACTTGCATCATTACTCGTTCCCCACGCTCGCGAGCCACGTTTCCAAGATCAACGCCTTCGCTGAACTCTTCGTCCGCCAGCGCCAGGATCAAGGCACCCGCTTCTCCCTTTTCCCCGTGATCGTCCGGCCGTTCTGGCGCTTCTTCCGCGCCTACGTGATCAAACTCGGCTTTCTCGACGGCTTCCCGGGCTTCTACATCGCGAGCGCCACCGCCTTCAGCGCCTTCGTCCGCTACAGCCGGCTTTACGAAGTTGATCACGCCGCCCCGCCGCCTGACGCTTCCTGA
- a CDS encoding DUF72 domain-containing protein: MAILVGCGSWTDDDYVGVLYPRNLPKSERLAYYARWFRRIEVNSSYYALPKRTSIARWVDQTPANFLFDVKLPRAFSSNPAEAARRGLLTRLLGVMEPLMEAQKLGAFLLTLPPSFGPGQHRLEELDRVADALCGHGLAVELRHRGWVDGEARARTLAYFRQHELAWVALDLPRLAAPAILPPMDEVTNPRFAYMRLHGRNPDYLEARNARQRHAYAYRRSDLEEIAARAKALSRSAKTVHVSVNNHAKDFAPWAALALRRLLGQRVRTTMPKWTER; this comes from the coding sequence ATGGCGATTCTGGTCGGATGCGGGAGTTGGACCGATGACGACTATGTCGGGGTATTGTATCCGCGAAACCTGCCGAAGAGCGAACGGCTCGCCTACTATGCGCGGTGGTTCCGACGCATTGAGGTCAACTCGAGCTACTACGCGCTGCCGAAACGCACGAGCATCGCACGTTGGGTGGACCAAACGCCGGCGAACTTTCTGTTTGATGTGAAACTGCCGAGAGCGTTTTCGAGCAATCCGGCGGAAGCAGCGCGGCGTGGATTGCTGACGCGGTTGCTGGGGGTGATGGAGCCGTTGATGGAGGCGCAAAAATTGGGAGCGTTTCTATTAACGCTGCCGCCGTCATTCGGCCCTGGCCAGCATCGGTTGGAGGAATTGGACCGCGTGGCCGATGCGTTGTGCGGGCACGGGCTCGCGGTGGAGCTGCGTCACCGAGGCTGGGTCGATGGCGAGGCGCGCGCGCGGACGCTGGCGTATTTTCGGCAGCACGAGCTGGCGTGGGTGGCGCTGGATCTGCCACGGCTCGCGGCGCCGGCGATTTTGCCGCCCATGGATGAGGTGACGAATCCGCGGTTCGCTTATATGCGTCTGCACGGGCGTAATCCCGACTACCTTGAGGCCAGGAACGCGCGGCAGCGTCATGCTTACGCGTATCGACGAAGCGACTTGGAGGAGATCGCGGCGCGAGCGAAAGCGTTGTCGCGCTCCGCCAAAACAGTGCACGTGAGCGTCAATAATCACGCGAAGGACTTCGCGCCGTGGGCCGCACTCGCGTTGCGGCGGTTGCTCGGGCAGCGGGTGCGAACGACGATGCCAAAGTGGACGGAGCGCTAG
- a CDS encoding dipeptidyl-peptidase 3 family protein, with protein sequence MRPRLALAAASLAILGPLFAQPIPPSTPAPDLTALQTMTARFAPVEISADTRALPPNEQVALRKIIAAAKIFDALFLRQCDPLNETRLAGLIRDDSPLGRARLHYFALNAGPWSSVDEDRPFLPGVGPRPLQGNFYPADAMRAEIEQWLASLPPAEHAAATGFFTTIRRTSAGGFVAVPYSSEYQPELAAAAHLLREAAAATTQPTLKTFLELRAEAFLSNDYYASDLAWMDLDASIEPTLGPYEVYVDGWFNFKAAFEAFIALTDANESAKLASFSGHLQEIENHLPIDPRYRNPHLGGYSPIRVVNLVFASGDGNHGVQTAAYNLPNDERVVSAKGSKRVLLRNVQLAKFEHVLAPIAARTLSPADQAFVAFDPFFTHILMHELMHGLGPQTIRIGERHTTVRAELKELYGTLEEAKADISGLWALQFLMDHGALPASGERSLYTTFLASSFRTLRFGLTEAHAKGMALQLNWLLDTGGFVAEPDGTFTVDLAKAKAGAASLTHEIMTIQATGDYARAKALLDRLVVLRPSVQRALAGLTDLPIDIEPRFTAAD encoded by the coding sequence ATGCGCCCCCGCCTCGCTCTCGCCGCCGCATCGCTCGCTATCCTCGGCCCGTTGTTCGCGCAGCCGATCCCACCGTCCACCCCCGCTCCCGACCTGACCGCGTTGCAAACGATGACCGCCCGCTTCGCGCCTGTTGAAATCAGTGCCGACACCCGCGCGCTGCCGCCGAACGAGCAAGTCGCCCTGCGCAAGATCATCGCCGCCGCGAAAATCTTCGACGCCCTCTTCCTCCGCCAGTGCGATCCACTCAACGAAACCCGCCTCGCGGGTCTGATCCGTGACGACTCGCCTCTCGGCCGCGCCCGCCTGCATTACTTCGCCCTCAACGCCGGACCGTGGTCTTCCGTCGACGAAGACCGTCCGTTCCTGCCAGGCGTCGGTCCGCGCCCGTTGCAGGGAAACTTTTATCCGGCCGACGCCATGCGCGCCGAAATCGAGCAATGGCTCGCGTCGCTGCCTCCGGCCGAGCACGCCGCCGCCACAGGATTTTTCACCACGATTCGCCGCACGTCCGCCGGCGGTTTTGTCGCAGTGCCTTACAGCAGCGAATATCAACCCGAACTCGCCGCCGCCGCGCACTTGCTTCGCGAAGCCGCTGCCGCGACCACGCAGCCGACGTTGAAGACGTTTCTCGAGCTGCGCGCCGAGGCGTTTCTCTCCAACGATTACTACGCCAGCGACCTCGCGTGGATGGATCTCGACGCTTCCATCGAGCCCACCCTCGGGCCCTACGAGGTTTACGTCGACGGCTGGTTCAATTTCAAAGCCGCTTTCGAAGCGTTCATCGCCCTCACCGACGCCAACGAGAGCGCGAAACTCGCCAGCTTCAGCGGACACCTCCAGGAAATCGAAAACCACCTGCCGATCGATCCCCGCTACCGCAATCCCCACCTCGGCGGCTACTCGCCCATCCGCGTCGTGAATCTCGTTTTCGCTTCCGGCGACGGCAATCACGGCGTCCAGACCGCCGCCTACAATCTGCCCAACGACGAGCGCGTCGTTTCCGCGAAAGGCTCGAAACGCGTCCTCCTCCGCAACGTGCAACTCGCCAAATTTGAACACGTCCTCGCGCCCATCGCCGCCCGCACCCTGTCGCCCGCCGATCAGGCGTTTGTCGCGTTCGATCCGTTCTTCACGCATATCCTCATGCATGAGCTCATGCACGGCCTCGGCCCTCAGACCATCCGCATCGGCGAGCGCCACACGACCGTCCGCGCGGAGTTGAAAGAACTCTACGGCACGCTCGAAGAAGCGAAGGCAGACATCTCCGGCCTCTGGGCACTGCAATTCCTCATGGATCACGGCGCGCTCCCCGCCTCCGGCGAACGCTCGCTCTACACTACATTTTTAGCGTCCAGTTTCCGCACCCTCCGCTTCGGCCTCACCGAGGCGCACGCCAAAGGCATGGCGCTGCAACTCAACTGGCTGCTCGACACCGGCGGCTTTGTCGCCGAGCCCGACGGCACGTTCACCGTTGATCTCGCCAAAGCCAAGGCCGGCGCCGCCTCGCTCACGCATGAGATCATGACGATTCAGGCCACGGGCGACTACGCACGCGCCAAGGCCTTGCTCGATCGCCTCGTCGTCCTCCGCCCTTCCGTGCAACGCGCGCTCGCCGGCCTCACCGATCTGCCCATCGACATCGAGCCGCGTTTCACGGCGGCCGACTAG
- the rpsO gene encoding 30S ribosomal protein S15 — protein MSTTVVKPEIIAAYKTHDKDTGSSEVQIALLSARISHLTEHLRTHRKDFHSRRGLLQMASRRRKLLDYLKRQNLNKYTEILQKLNLRK, from the coding sequence ATGTCTACCACAGTCGTAAAACCTGAAATCATCGCAGCTTACAAAACTCACGATAAGGATACCGGTTCGTCCGAAGTCCAGATCGCATTGCTCAGCGCCCGGATCAGTCACCTGACCGAGCACCTGCGCACGCATCGCAAAGACTTCCACTCGCGCCGCGGCCTCCTGCAGATGGCTTCCCGCCGTCGCAAGCTTCTCGATTACCTCAAGCGTCAAAACTTGAACAAGTATACCGAGATCCTGCAGAAGCTGAATCTTCGTAAGTAA
- a CDS encoding integron integrase translates to MALAGERTEQNLDEIVSFPEWREVLNGASAWSAEVKQAHVRAILGLLRACKATGRPLSAGFIRWHLARAGLTENARRAERAAFAWLFKAARAAGKARPAARGFVVPEVGAQRPADNPRRSGPEARPAVPPLAAADQGGAEWERALITAIRRKGFLWRTEQTYRAWAARFARFLAPRSPETASGDEVAAFLSALAVEQRAAPSTQKQALNALVFFMQEALRMDLGEMDFRRARARERMPTVLSKAEVRQVLEQLPGGYRLMAEVMYGSGLRLMELLRLRVHHLDLARGQLNVYGGKGDKDRLTVLPESLREKLEAHLARLREIFAEDRAAEAPGVWLPEGLARKYPKAGVTWEWQWLWPSREFMQDPETGRRRRHHILDGTFQNAVRKAAGAAGMTKRVTPHVLRHSFATHLLEAGTDIRTVQELLGHQSVETTQIYTHVMQKPGLGVRSPLDAG, encoded by the coding sequence ATGGCTTTAGCCGGCGAGCGCACAGAGCAAAATCTGGACGAAATCGTGTCATTTCCGGAGTGGCGCGAAGTGTTGAACGGGGCGAGCGCATGGTCGGCGGAGGTGAAGCAGGCGCATGTCAGGGCAATTTTAGGATTGTTGCGAGCTTGCAAAGCCACGGGCCGGCCGCTGTCGGCGGGTTTCATCCGCTGGCATCTGGCGCGTGCTGGTTTGACGGAGAACGCGCGGCGGGCCGAGCGCGCGGCGTTCGCCTGGCTCTTCAAGGCGGCCAGAGCGGCGGGCAAGGCGCGCCCGGCGGCGCGCGGGTTTGTGGTGCCCGAGGTCGGGGCGCAACGGCCGGCGGATAACCCGCGGCGGTCGGGGCCGGAAGCGAGGCCGGCCGTGCCGCCGCTGGCGGCGGCGGATCAGGGCGGAGCGGAGTGGGAGCGCGCGTTGATCACGGCCATCCGGCGCAAGGGATTTTTGTGGCGCACGGAGCAGACGTATCGGGCCTGGGCGGCGCGGTTCGCGCGGTTCCTGGCCCCGCGCTCGCCCGAGACGGCCTCCGGGGACGAGGTGGCGGCGTTTCTCTCGGCGCTGGCCGTCGAGCAGCGCGCAGCGCCGTCCACGCAGAAGCAGGCGCTCAATGCGCTGGTGTTCTTCATGCAGGAAGCGTTGCGGATGGATCTGGGGGAAATGGATTTTCGGCGCGCGCGGGCCCGGGAGAGGATGCCGACGGTGTTGAGCAAGGCGGAGGTGCGGCAGGTGCTGGAGCAACTGCCGGGCGGCTACCGGCTGATGGCGGAGGTGATGTATGGCAGTGGACTGCGGCTGATGGAACTGCTGCGGCTGCGGGTGCACCACCTGGATCTGGCGCGCGGACAATTGAACGTTTACGGCGGGAAGGGCGACAAGGACCGGCTGACGGTGCTGCCGGAATCGCTGCGGGAAAAACTGGAGGCTCATCTGGCCCGACTGCGGGAGATTTTCGCGGAGGACCGGGCGGCGGAGGCGCCGGGAGTGTGGTTGCCGGAAGGGCTGGCCCGGAAATATCCCAAGGCGGGGGTGACGTGGGAGTGGCAGTGGTTGTGGCCGTCGCGCGAATTCATGCAGGACCCGGAGACGGGGCGGCGGCGGCGACATCATATCCTCGACGGGACGTTCCAGAATGCGGTGCGCAAGGCGGCGGGCGCGGCGGGGATGACGAAACGCGTGACGCCGCATGTGCTGCGGCACTCGTTTGCGACGCATCTGCTGGAGGCGGGCACCGATATCCGCACGGTGCAGGAACTACTCGGCCACCAGAGCGTGGAGACGACGCAGATCTATACGCATGTGATGCAGAAGCCGGGGCTGGGCGTGCGGAGTCCGTTGGATGCGGGGTGA
- a CDS encoding tetratricopeptide repeat protein — protein sequence MKTRHLLLLSCLLLAGCVVVQNDPRADPRLKSVDQLPMYGGMDRSLVPELKKGDEAFIESTASAFGGRERAAKRWVDQAFAFYNHNDLDMAMRRFNQAWLLDPKNPEVYWGFGAVLHDRGLAFGAYDMEIRAYKLGFRDPGFLADLGRVAALRTVEAKDLSPEQRAAFIAESESYYEDAIKSGEKLGYIYDSWATAKYWVGDYSGAWAKIKIARSHGAGAKDQFLSMLAQKMPEPK from the coding sequence ATGAAAACTAGACATTTGCTCCTCCTCTCCTGCCTTTTGCTCGCAGGTTGCGTTGTCGTCCAGAACGACCCGCGTGCTGATCCGCGCCTGAAATCGGTCGACCAATTGCCGATGTATGGAGGCATGGATCGCAGCCTCGTTCCTGAGCTCAAGAAAGGTGATGAGGCGTTCATCGAAAGCACCGCATCAGCATTCGGAGGTCGCGAAAGAGCCGCGAAGCGGTGGGTCGACCAAGCTTTCGCATTCTACAATCACAATGATCTAGATATGGCGATGCGGCGCTTCAATCAAGCGTGGCTTCTCGATCCGAAGAATCCAGAGGTCTATTGGGGATTCGGCGCGGTGCTGCATGACCGCGGATTGGCTTTCGGCGCCTATGATATGGAAATACGGGCCTACAAATTGGGTTTTCGAGATCCTGGCTTCTTAGCGGATCTAGGTCGCGTTGCGGCACTCCGCACCGTCGAAGCGAAGGATCTGTCGCCTGAGCAGCGCGCTGCGTTTATCGCAGAGTCGGAATCCTACTATGAAGATGCGATCAAGAGCGGCGAAAAGCTCGGTTACATCTACGATAGCTGGGCTACCGCAAAATACTGGGTCGGCGATTATTCAGGTGCATGGGCGAAGATTAAAATCGCAAGATCCCATGGAGCTGGCGCGAAAGATCAGTTCCTTTCGATGCTTGCGCAGAAGATGCCGGAGCCAAAATGA
- the pnp gene encoding polyribonucleotide nucleotidyltransferase, translating to MNQKHSVTVPGLGLTFSTGTIANLANGAVTVTVGETNVFVAATAAQTMRPGQDFFPLTVDYREKYSAAGRFPGGYFKREGRPSEKEILTSRLCDRPCRPLFPEGFLNEVQIIGLLLSADQIHESDILMVNGASAALAISDIPWAGPIACVRVALIDGQFVANPTIEQMFSSRLDLIYVGTEKNMLMIEGSADQLPEDEFVNALEFGHQAIQPIIAAIKQLVAVAGKPKATFALVGATPEARAIIERVVPADRLATAIFGKEKAARSAAVKLLKEEAKAALTAELGEGKFTDVDLNVVFEDLQYKAYRKTVLERGVRADGRDAKTIRPLGCEVGVLPRVHGSAMFQRGDTQSIVITTLGPTKEAQDLDALTGGAKSKSFILHYNFPPFSVGETGRFIGPGRREIGHGALAERSLVPILPPEDVFPYSIRVVSEIMASNGSTSMASICGGCLALMDAGVPIVAPVAGISCGLMTENAADGSISKWVTITDILGEEDHFGDMDFKLAGTTVGITGFQLDLKINGLPFEIAKAAIFQARDARVEILRAMLSSLPAPRADLSKYAPRIQTIQIDPEKIGLLIGPGGKTIRRITETTGAQIDIAEDDSGKVFVYSNNAEAMSRAIQEIDGLCGGGSGGGGGGAQIEMGQIYTGRVTGIKDFGCFVECLPGKEGLCHISELADFRVRRTDDVVKMGDSITVKCIGIDERSGKVRLSRKAAMKDLEAQKSAEAPTEPAAAAPAGDAPAASDAPAQ from the coding sequence ATGAATCAGAAACACTCCGTTACCGTCCCGGGCCTCGGCCTGACGTTCTCCACCGGCACCATTGCCAACCTCGCCAACGGCGCGGTCACCGTCACCGTCGGCGAGACCAACGTCTTCGTCGCCGCCACCGCCGCCCAGACCATGCGTCCGGGTCAGGACTTCTTCCCGCTCACGGTCGACTACCGCGAAAAATACTCCGCCGCCGGCCGCTTTCCGGGCGGTTATTTCAAGCGCGAAGGCCGTCCGTCCGAGAAGGAAATTCTCACCTCGCGCCTCTGCGATCGCCCCTGCCGCCCGCTTTTCCCGGAAGGCTTCCTCAACGAAGTCCAGATCATCGGCCTGCTCCTCTCCGCCGACCAGATCCACGAGTCCGACATCCTCATGGTCAACGGCGCCAGCGCCGCTCTCGCCATCTCGGACATCCCCTGGGCCGGCCCGATCGCCTGCGTGCGCGTCGCCCTCATCGACGGCCAGTTCGTCGCCAATCCCACGATTGAGCAGATGTTCTCCTCCCGCCTCGATCTCATCTACGTCGGCACCGAGAAAAACATGCTGATGATCGAAGGCTCTGCCGATCAGCTCCCCGAAGACGAATTCGTCAACGCCCTGGAATTCGGCCACCAAGCCATCCAGCCGATCATCGCCGCCATCAAGCAACTCGTCGCCGTCGCGGGCAAACCCAAGGCCACCTTCGCGCTCGTCGGCGCCACCCCCGAGGCCCGCGCCATCATCGAGCGCGTCGTCCCCGCCGACCGCCTCGCGACCGCCATCTTCGGCAAGGAAAAGGCCGCCCGCAGCGCCGCCGTGAAACTCCTCAAGGAAGAAGCCAAGGCCGCCCTCACCGCCGAACTCGGCGAAGGCAAGTTCACCGATGTCGACCTCAACGTCGTCTTCGAAGACCTCCAATACAAAGCCTACCGCAAAACCGTCCTCGAGCGCGGCGTCCGCGCCGATGGCCGCGATGCCAAAACCATCCGCCCCCTCGGTTGCGAAGTCGGCGTCCTCCCCCGCGTGCACGGCTCCGCCATGTTCCAACGCGGCGACACCCAGAGCATCGTCATCACCACCCTCGGGCCGACCAAGGAAGCCCAGGACCTCGACGCCCTCACCGGCGGCGCCAAGTCCAAGAGCTTCATCCTGCACTATAATTTCCCGCCGTTCTCCGTCGGTGAAACCGGCCGCTTCATCGGCCCCGGCCGCCGCGAAATCGGCCACGGCGCCCTCGCCGAACGCTCCCTCGTTCCGATCCTCCCGCCTGAAGACGTCTTCCCGTATTCGATCCGCGTCGTCTCGGAAATCATGGCCTCCAACGGCTCCACGTCGATGGCCTCCATCTGCGGCGGCTGTCTCGCGCTCATGGACGCCGGCGTGCCGATCGTCGCCCCTGTCGCCGGCATCTCCTGCGGCCTCATGACCGAAAACGCCGCCGACGGCTCCATCTCCAAATGGGTCACCATCACCGACATTCTCGGTGAGGAAGATCACTTCGGCGACATGGACTTCAAGCTCGCCGGCACCACCGTCGGCATCACCGGCTTCCAACTCGACCTCAAGATCAACGGCCTCCCGTTTGAAATCGCCAAAGCCGCGATCTTCCAGGCCCGCGATGCCCGCGTGGAAATCCTCCGCGCGATGCTCTCGTCCCTGCCCGCGCCCCGCGCCGACCTCAGCAAATACGCCCCCCGCATCCAGACGATCCAGATCGATCCCGAAAAGATCGGCCTGCTCATCGGACCCGGTGGCAAGACGATCCGCCGCATCACGGAAACGACCGGTGCGCAGATCGACATCGCCGAGGATGATTCCGGCAAGGTGTTCGTTTACTCCAACAACGCCGAGGCCATGTCCCGCGCCATTCAGGAAATCGACGGCCTCTGCGGCGGCGGTTCCGGCGGCGGCGGCGGTGGCGCCCAGATCGAAATGGGCCAGATCTACACCGGCCGCGTCACCGGCATTAAAGACTTCGGCTGCTTCGTCGAGTGCCTCCCCGGCAAGGAAGGCCTCTGCCACATCAGCGAACTCGCCGACTTCCGCGTGCGTCGCACCGACGACGTCGTAAAGATGGGCGATTCCATCACGGTGAAGTGCATCGGCATCGATGAACGCTCCGGCAAAGTCCGCCTCTCCCGCAAAGCGGCGATGAAGGACCTCGAAGCGCAAAAATCCGCCGAAGCTCCGACCGAGCCCGCCGCGGCTGCACCCGCCGGCGACGCTCCCGCCGCCTCCGACGCCCCCGCGCAGTAA